A region from the Metarhizium brunneum chromosome 7, complete sequence genome encodes:
- the orc1 gene encoding Origin recognition complex subunit 1: MAPHNLTRRGPEPAVRRRKTLPGISREDSDDELGSDDLPWEWIYNVEDPERANHDAQNDRKRRKVMGTKIVGARMGTFECRIGDTVLLKADGSNEAWVGIICEFVEDDGEGDNAANFMWFSTEKEIRNKDKKRNDFYWVCLLPIRSRLSKEEYTNRTDKNELYISPSWDINPLASINGKAKVMSLEAFLSKYPSGKIPRQSKDYGKTFVCRRGCNTRTATYTEEFIWEEMYSSVDDMFKLIDFVEKNTKAARGRRKAREQSPQDTAYLPPQTPTKGSRTTITTPQSKRSHAEPGSRSQKRGTGKKLEFTPLAMRKLSPSAVQSSPFQIARSRLHVSSVPTSLPCREGEFSLVYSHLEAAITDGSGNCIYISGTPGTGKTATVREVISRLEDAVGSDELDDFIFVEINGMKITDPHQSYTLLWEALRGQRASPSQALDLLEREFNNPSPRRVPCVVLMDELDQLVTKNQAVMYNFFNWPTLRHSRLIVLAVANTMDLPERTLSNKISSRLGLTRITFPGYTHEQLMKIIQSRLEGVPGNVVDADAVQFASRKVAAVSGDARRALDICRRAVEIAEGDAQGDPMTPSKNGTQDLTRRGKVTIATIKKAINEATTNPVQQHLRGLPLMSKLVMAAVLFRIRRTGLAESTFGEILDELQRATAHSSPALPGMAQILDSGLQGTPGATHRHRGRPSYVHTAALDLAAAGLINIEAHRAERSTKLRLTIADDEVKMALRDDGDLRAMGLGV, from the exons ATGGCGCCGCATAATCTCACCAGAAGGGGGCCCGAGCCCGCTGTTCGGAGAAGGAAGACTTTGCCCGGAATCAGCCGTGAAGATTCAGACGACGAGCTGGGCAGCGATGATTTACCCTGGGAATGGATCTACAATGTCGAGGATCCGGAGCGAGCGAACCATGATGCGCAAAACGATCGAAAAAGGCGGAAAGTTATGGGAACCAAAATTGTTGGAGCTCGAATGGGCACTTTTGAATGTCGGATAGGTGACACGGTCTTGCTGAAAGCTGATGGCTCTAATGAAGCTTGGGTAGGCATCATTTGCGAGTTTGTAGAGGACGACGGGGAAGGCGACAATGCAGCAAATTTCATGTGGTTTTCAACAGAGAAAGAAATCCGTAATAAGGATAAAAAGCGGAATGATTTCTATTGGGTGTGCTTGCTTCCTATCCGTTCAAGGCTATCGAAAGAAGAATATACTAACCGGACCGATAAGAACGAGCTTTACATATCCCCGTCATGGGATATCAATCCCTTGGCGTCAATaaatggcaaggccaaggtgaTGTCACTGGAGGCCTTTTTATCAAAGTACCCGTCTGGAAAAATCCCCCGCCAGTCGAAAGACTATGGCAAGACATTTGTTTGCCGTCGGGGCTGCAATACTAGAACGGCAACCTACACGGAGGAATTCATTTGGGAAGAGATGTATTCAAGTGTTGATGACATGTTCAAATTGATAGATTTTGTCGAAAAGAACACAAAGGCAGCTCGGGGTCGAAGGAAAGCCCGGGAGCAATCGCCACAAGACACTGCATATTTACCTCCGCAAACTCCTACTAAAGGTTCCCGGACTACTATCACAACACCGCAGTCCAAGCGTAGTCATGCAGAGCCAGGCTCTCGCTCCCAAAAGAG GGGGACCGGAAAGAAACTCGAGTTCACACCACTTGCAATGAGAAAGCTCTCTCCCAGCGCAGTTCAATCCTCACCGTTCCAGATAGCACGCTCTCGCCTCCACGTATCCTCCGTCCCGACAAGCTTGCCTTGTCGAGAAGGGGAGTTCTCCCTTGTCTACTCTCACCTTGAAGCAGCAATTACAGACGGTAGCGGAAATTGCATTTACATCTCGGGCACCCCCGGCACAGGCAAGACGGCTACGGTCCGTGAAGTCATATCTCGTCTGGAGGATGCAGTTGGGTCAGACGAGTTGGATGATTTCATATTCGTGGAGATCAATGGCATGAAGATTACAGACCCTCATCAGTCGTATACCCTGCTCTGGGAAGCACTACGGGGACAGCGAGCAAGCCCATCGCAGGCTCTCGATCTACTGGAAAGAGAATTCAACAATCCTAGTCCCCGACGTGTCCCATGTGTAGTGTTGATGGATGAACTAGATCAACTGGTGACGAAAAACCAGGCCGTCATGTACAACTTCTTTAACTGGCCGACTTTGCGGCATAGTCGTCTTATTGTTTTGGCCGTTGCGAATACCATGGATCTTCCAGAAAGAACACTTAGCAATAAAATCAGCAGTCGCTTAG GCCTCACTCGCATTACATTTCCAGGTTACACCCATGAACAGCTTATGAAGATTATACAATCCCGCCTAGAGGGCGTTCCTGGGAACGTCGTAGACGCAGACGCCGTCCAGTTTGCTAGCAGAAAGGTAGCCGCCGTGAGTGGAGATGCCAGAAGAGCGCTGGATATCTGCCGCCGGGCTGTGGAAATCGCAGAAGGCGATGCGCAAGGTGACCCGATGACACCGAGTAAAAACGGCACACAAGATTTGACTCGCCGTGGAAAGGTCACCATTGCCACCATCAAAAAGGCCATCAACGAAGCGACTACAAACCCCGTGCAACAACACCTGCGAGGGCTTCCTTTAATGTCGAAACTGGTCATGGCAGCTGTCCTTTTCAGGATCCGAAGAACAGGCCTAGCAGAGTCGACTTTTGGCGAAATCTTGGACGAGTTACAACGAGCGACAGCTCATTCATCGCCCGCGCTCCCCGGTATGGCGCAAATTCTAGACAGCGGCCTTCAGGGGACACCAGGAGCCACCCACCGACACCGGGGGAGGCCAAGCTACGTCCACACAGCTGCGCTGGATCTTGCTGCGGCAGGACTCATAAATATAGAAGCACATCGGGCCGAACGTTCTACCAAGTTGCGGTTGACCAttgccgatgacgaggtcaAAATGGCACTTCGGGACGATGGAGATCTGAGAGCCATGGGACTCGGTGTATAG
- the PRS gene encoding Proline--tRNA ligase, cytoplasmic, with protein sequence MLSYKSERLGRLMVASSSAFVSRPSTRVYRGTPKGCRARSTLSKIWVPTGGVSAIEGEKQPGMENSSEQAFFARWVPFLERRASRLSLSTITSEELWRRSGRLDRVSSELFRLTDRKQVPIMLSPTHEEEITTLVAGALKSFKDLPLRLYQTTRKYRDEMRPRHGLLRSREFIMKDLYTFDTSFESAIDTYKCVSKAYRAFFADMKIPILVAEASSGDMGGDYSHEYHLAHPIGEDRVISCDSCEYSANDEVATARLSDHSRQTSPPLAITQADIGVWRGVTKDRTTLINAWYPIKSSHGTGTEINTHAVKELIAELDTSVNDPVHSWKDTAAARKEGKNTRPRIINVIDFRLETVYSQLKERLPLIPGSAQSAEPLSQSDINASQHGEPLNLVRLMDGDSCPRCESGSLRIHRALELGHTFYLGTRYSKPFELSVTLPNSKAPVPVEMGCYGIGVSRIFGAVAEHKADERGLNWPRAIAPFEIVVIPTSGVNSQTLEFHDKLTRWSSSGPGFDAVLDDRKETFGWKMQDADMTGYPVTIVLGKAWRERGVCEVQCRSLSSKENITVADLPAHLNCLLSQL encoded by the exons ATGCTATCTTATAAATCAGAAAGGCTGGGACGATTAATGGTAGCTTCCTCGTCCGCGTTTGTGTCCCGGCCGAGCACACGCGTATACCGCGGCACGCCCAAGGGATGTCGTGCAAGGTCGACTCTTTCGAAGATATGGGTTCCCACGGGCGGTGTTTCAGCTATCGAAGGAGAGA AGCAGCCGGGCATGGAAAACTCGTCCGAGCAGGCTTTCTTCGCCAGGTGGGTTCCGTTTCTGGAGCGCC GCGCATCACGGCTATCTCTGTCGACAATTACCTCGGAAGAACTATGGCGCCGCAGCGGTAGATTAGATCGTGTCTCTTCAGAA CTTTTCCGTTTGACTGATCGAAAGCAAGTCCCCATCATGCTGTCACCCACGCATGAGGAGGAGATCACAACACTGGTGGCTGGCGCATTGAAATCGTTTAAAGACTTGCCTTTGCGTCTATATCAGACTA CTAGAAAATACCGAGACGAGATGCGTCCCCGCCACGGACTGCTGCGTTCTCGGGAGTTTATTATGAAAGATCTGTACACATTTGATACATCATTTGAATCAGCCATTGACACATACAAATGTGTCTCTAAAGCATATCGTGCCTTTTTTGCGGATATGAAAATCCCCATTCTGGTTGCTGAGGCAAGTTCAGGAGACATGGGGGGCGATTATAGCCACGAGTATCATCTGGCACATCCCATCGGAGAAGACAGAGTCATTTCATGTGATTCTTGTGAATATTCTGCTAATGATGAAGTTGCAACGGCACGATTATCCGATCATTCTCGTCAGACTTCTCCACCGCTGGCCATCACACAGGCAGACATTGGCGTATGGCGTGGTGTCACCAAAGATCGCACGACACTGATCAATGCCTGGTATCCCATCAAGAGTAGCCATGGCACTGGCACAGAAATAAATACACATGCTGTGAAAGAACTCATCGCAGAGTTAGATACAAGTGTCAATGATCCCGTTCACTCTTGGAAGGACACCGCGGCTGCCAGAAAGGAGGGGAAGAACACGCGACCTCGAATTATCAACGTTATTGACTTTAGATTGGAAACTGTTTATAGTCAGTTGAAGGAAAGACTGCCCTTGATTCCGGGCTCTGCCCAAAGCGCCGAGCCATTATCTCAGTCAGACATCAATGCCTCACAACATGGAGAGCCACTGAATCTGGTACGGCTGATGGACGGTGATAGCTGTCCCCGATGTGAATCTGGTTCACTTCGAATTCACCGGGCATTGGAGCTAGGCCACACGTTTTACCTCGGTACCCGCTACTCAAAACCATTCGAGCTATCCGTTACTCTTCCAAACTCCAAGGCCCCTGTCCCAGTGGAAATGGGATGCTACGGGATTGGTGTATCTCGAATCTTTGGTGCAGTGGCTGAACACAAAGCGGACGAGCGAGGCCTCAATTGGCCCAGAGCGATTGCCCCATTCGAGATTGTGGTCATACCAACATCTGGGGTAAACTCTCAAACCCTGGAGTTCCATGACAAACTCACCCGTTGGTCGAGTTCTGGGCCAGGGTTCGATGCAGTCTTGGACGACCGTAAGGAGACATTCGGCTGGAAAATGCAGGATGCCGACATGACTGGCTACCCTGTTACTATTGTTCTCGGAAAGGCATGGAGAGAAAGGGGAGTATGCGAAGTACAATGCAGGAGCTTGTCCTCCAAGGAGAATATTACTGTTGCGGATCTGCCAGCACATTTGAATTGTTTACTCTCGCAATTGTAA
- the prp46 gene encoding Pre-mRNA-splicing factor prp46 — translation METPQQPQDALQLSALASQNSIISRSLYTRAAEQLNGKRQKLEDVFEDPMMKHRFEAEYSNSTTLPPTLAARQPSSKPGKKLAAKQKTAGTARLAQKLLEAGPGSTTAGSSANPMPAVNDSPNNNTALSTRGPQTFQQTKPEWHPPWKLMRVISGHLGWVRSLAVEPGNKWFASGAGDRTIKIWDLATGSLRLTLTGHISTVRGLVVSPRHPYLFSCGEDKMVKCWDLETNKVIRHYHGHLSGVYTLALHPTLDVLVTGGRDGVARVWDMRTRSNIHVLSGHTATVSDVKCQEADPQVITGSLDSTVRLWDLAAGKTMGVLTHHKKGVRALAVHPTEFTFASGSTGSIKQWKCPEGAFMQNFEGHNAIINTLSVNQNNVFFSGGDNGSMSFWDWKTGHRFQSLDTTAQPGSLDAEAGIMASTFDRSGLRLICGEADKTIKIWKPDEKATAETHPLQWTPSLGRRKF, via the exons ATGGAGACACCACAGCAGCCACAGGATGCGCTGCAGCTGAGTGCCCTGGCGTCCCAGAACTCCATTATCTCACGAAGCTTGTACACAAGGGCAGCTGAGCAGCTCAATGGCAAACGACAGAAGCTCGAAGACGTGTTCGAAGATCCCATGATGAAGCACCGATTCGAAGCCGAATACTCAAATTCAACGACCCTACCCCCTACCTTGGCAGCCAGACAGCCGTCGAGCAAACCTGGAAAGAAACTGGCCGCCAAACAAAAGACTGCCGGCACGGCGCGACTTGCGCAGAAACTGCTCGAGGCTGGACCGGGATCAACGACGGCAGGCTCGTCAGCAAACCCAATGCCCGCCGTGAACGACTCTCCAAATAACAATACGGCACTATCCACAAGAGGTCCGCAAACCTTCCAACAGACCAAGCCCGAGTGGCATCCCCCATGGAAGCTGATGAGAGTCATCTCTGGACATCTCGGCTGGGTGCGCAGTTTAGCAGTAGAGCCAGGAAACAAATGGTTTGCCAGTGGTGCTGGCGACAGAACCATCAAGATTTGGGATCTAGCCACTGGTTCATTGCGCCTGACTCTTACCGGACACATCAGCACTGTCCGCGGCCTAGTAGTCTCACCCCGACATCCGTACTTGTTCTCTTGTGGAGAAGATAAAATGGTCAAGTGCTGGGATCTGGAGACAAATAAAGTAATCCGACACTACCACGGCCACCTCAGCGGCGTATACACTCTAGCCCTTCATCCAACTCTTGACGTTCTCGTCACGGGTGGTCGGGACGGCGTTGCCCGAGTCTGGGATATGCGAACACGCAGCAATATCCACGTGCTGTCGGGTCACACTGCCACCGTATCAGACGTCAAGTGCCAGGAAGCAGACCCCCAAGTAATCACAGGTTCTCTTGATTCTACGGTGAGGTTGTGGGACCTTGCCGCGGGCAAGACCATGGGCGTGCTCACCCACCACAAGAAGGGTGTTCGAGCGCTGGCTGTTCATCCCACAGAGTTTACTTttgccagcggcagcacAGGGAGCATCAAGCAGTGGAAATGCCCCGAGGGCGCATTTATGCAGAATTTTGAAGGCCACAATGCCATCATTAACACTTTGAGCGTGAACCAGAACAATGTCTTCTTCTCAGGAG GTGACAACGGGTCAATGAGCTTTTGGGACTGGAAGACAGGTCACCGCTTCCAGTCACTCGATACCACCGCACAGCCTGGGTCTTTGGACGCGGAGGCTGGCATAATGGCCTCGACGTTTGATCGCTCTGGCCTGCGTCTGATTTGTGGCGAAGCAGATAAGACAA TTAAAATCTGGAAACCGGATGAGAAGGCTACTGCAGAAACTCACCCGTTGCAATGGACACCGTCACTAGGACGACGCAAGTTTTAA